DNA from Onychomys torridus chromosome 1, mOncTor1.1, whole genome shotgun sequence:
tggctgctttttctagcacccacacagtgcctcacaactgtatgtagctccagttccagggggatctgatgccctcttctgacctctgaggacaccaggtatgcatatggtgcacagcatacatgcaggtaaaacatctgtacccataaaataataagatgtttttaaaaaaaaaaaaaaaaaaatcactgttttacagccgggcagtggtggtgcacgcctttaatcccactactggggaggcagaggcaggtggatctctgagttcaaggccagcctggtctactaagagttccaggacagcaagagatgttacacagagaaacactgcctcaaaaaactaaaagagaaaaaagccatTTTGAGTAAAAGGTTATACAATAAGGTGACAAAAGTATGTGGTTTTGGCCACTGGCCatgttcaatttatttatttttttttaagatttatttattatgtgtgtgaatgttctgccttcatgtgtgtatgtacacaacatgtgtgcctggtgcccccagaggccagaagtcatcatatcccttggaactggacttacagatggttgtgagcatcatgtgggtgctgggagtcaaagcTAGTTCTCTGCAAGAGCCGTGAGTGCTCTTAAGTACTgctgcatctctccagcccccaatggCCGTGTTAAAAGGAGACTTTCCCTCCCAACTTTTACCAGAATCTTGGTTCCAGGACCAGACTCTCCTCTTGACTTTCCTGTGTGTCCATCCCCCCAACAGGTCCAACAGGCAGTGGAAAGACGACATTCATCAGTGAGTATGCCCTGGATTTATGTACCCAAGGGGTGAACACACTTTGGGGTAGCTTTGAGATCAGTAACGTGCGACTAGCCCGGGTCATGCTGACTCAGTTTGCTGTGACACGTCTGGAGGAGCAGCTGGACAAGTATGAAGAGTGGGCAGACCGCTTTGAGGACCTGCCTCTCTATTTCATGACTTTCCATGGGCAGCAGAGCATCAGGTGAGCACTTCAAagactaaaaaatatttttagtgtttgtttgtttgtttgagacagggtctctaggtagctctggctgtcctggaactcactatatagaccaggctggccttaaactcaacacctgcttctgccttcagagtgctggggttagaggcttgcacctccatgcctggcccttcttttcatttatttgttatgtgtacagtattctgcccacatgtatccctgcaggccacaagagggcaccagatctcattataagtggttgtgagccaccatgtggttgctgggaattgaactcaggacctctggaagagctgttggtgctcttaaccactgagccatctctccagcccccttattttcatttttgagagaTCCTAGCACATCATATTTTTATGCTCTTTCCAGCTCCAGTGAGAGTGCCTTCCAGGGCTCTTTAGACAGGCTTGTGGTTTCCAAAGAATGGGAAGTCAGAAGAGCAGATGATATCAATATTCTCAGGATGCAAGCTCTTCTCCTGGAGTGTCCTGAGGCCGTCCGTAGTTGACTGTTGAAATCCCTGCttctctttccaggtctgtaatAGACACAATGCAACATGCTGTCTACGTCTATGACGTCTGTCATGTAGTCATCGACAACTTGCAGTTCATGATGGGTCATGAGCAGTTCTCCACTGACAGGTGAGCTCTACTTGTCTAACTCACACACACCTGTCTTCTCGTGAAGCTGGCCTCTAGGTACAGTCAGAGTGCTGTTATTTTCTGAGAGGTTGCAGCAGTGGGAAGTTGTCCAGGGACCTGAGTGTGAATCTTAAGTAGAAGAGAGAGTAGCGGCTGGGATAGTTTGTGTGCAGGGACTGGCTCAAGAGTTGTGCATGTTCCACCCAGTAACCTCTTGTATCACTGAATTTCATTGCTGCAGGATTGCAGCTCAAGACTACATCGTTGGAGCCTTTCGGAAGTTTGCCACAGACAATAGCTGCCACGTGACCCTGGTTATTCACCCACGGAAGGAGGATGATGACAAGGAACTGCAGACAGCATCCATATTTGGCTCAGCCAAAGTGAGTCGGCTTTAAGGCACTCAAGCTttgaagagatggagagacaggagTGACTAGAGAAAGTCTGCATTCAGCCTCAGATCCTCCTGACTGCCCTGAAAAAGCAGGAGGCCATGGTTCTGGGGCCATGACATGAGGAATCCATGAGCAGGAGTACAGGGATCGTAGATGGTTCTTTGCCATCTAGGAGTCACACCTGTTAGTAGGGAAAACAGTGAGGTCATGATTGCAGTTCAATGGGCTGAGAGCCAGGGCAGGCAGCAGGAGTACTTGGGGAGGGGTCTGAGTCATCCTGTGACATCTGGGGAGACTTCCCAGTGGATGTACCAACAAAAGTTCCACTGAGGTTTCCAGACAGTTAAGTGTCAGAGTATCAAATAAATGGGAAAGCTTTCTGGGCCACAGGACCAGCTCCATCCCAAAGCCTCCAGTGGTATACTAAATTCCCGTTACATGTCATGCCTGAGCTAGGCAAGGGGAGTTCAGGTCGAGGATCAAAAATATGTTGGTTTGGGACAAACACAGGACAAGAATAATGcagaagtttaaaaacaaaattggtgTTACTTTAGGGAATCAAAAGTGGTCCTTAGTGAAGTGTCATGTGGATAGTAAGAACAAGCTGGGTGGGTAGGAAGGTCCACCGTGGGGGAGAGGCGTGGCAAGCAGGAGCAGCACAGAGTCTGAGACCGTGGCAAGCTTGTAAAGTGGCTGGGAGATTTGGCGGCTCTAGCATCCATTCTGGTTAGTTGTTTAAAGAGCTTGGTGATGAGGGgtactttttccttttcccttttttttttttttttttttttgagctgaggatcgaacccagggccttgcgcttgctaggcaagtgctcaaacactgagctaaatcaccaacccccttttcccatttttaaaaatttaatttatttaggagctagagagatggctcagtggataagagcactgactgctcttgcagaggacctgagttcaattcccagcacccacatggcagc
Protein-coding regions in this window:
- the Twnk gene encoding twinkle protein, mitochondrial isoform X2, with translation MLTQFAVTRLEEQLDKYEEWADRFEDLPLYFMTFHGQQSIRSVIDTMQHAVYVYDVCHVVIDNLQFMMGHEQFSTDRIAAQDYIVGAFRKFATDNSCHVTLVIHPRKEDDDKELQTASIFGSAKASQEADNVLILQDRKLVTGPGKRYLQVSKNRFDGDVGVFPLEFNKSSLTFSIPPKSKARLKKIKDDNGLVAKKSSSGKKGAGHQNSEPCSGQDASPYQPDSSKSSK